The stretch of DNA aattttttttttaaaaaaaaaagcttccTTGATAcgtgtgttttttttaaatgtattccttatatataggaccggaaggaatattacaataattaataattaaattaatatattaatatattttatcaattcATATTTGAATAGTGAAAAAATAAGTTGTACTCATTAAAAGAATTTATTgcaaaatcataaacaaaatcaatatagtgcCAAAATTTTAGTGTACTACAtcctcacaattttttttacgatTACATCGTCACAATTGTACCGCACGAAGAGCACCAATATCGGTGCTTTTTAGTCGTTCCTAAACTGAAACCAATATCACTGCATAACAACATTGTTACTTTAGTTTTCCTTCTATCAGAAAACTTACACATTGCtatgatttttttcttcaaagttGTTATTTTACCTATGGTGTCGATCAATACAcgtaaattacaatttttattttgagggAACCtgaaaatacacaaattagtttaaataaaaatcaaacttataataaacCAGTGTTTACAATTTATTTACGTTAACAGAATAAAAAACGCGGATCACACAAACGTGCCGCTAGTATACAataaatatcatcatcatcaacaacaacaacacacaCTCCACCACCACCCCCCGCAAATGGCAGATTCAAACCTATGCCAGGCAGATCATGTCCTCATACATTTACCATACCAACCAAGTGAATCGGCAgcttattttccattttttttggtacaagctTATTTTCCATtattataaaacaaattttaatattctataAAGTCTCTAATTTTTTCGTATTTAATGAATATTTTCTGtcaatgtaaattaatttttacaatgACATTCAATAGGAATCAAACATTTGTCCAtgtcatctatatatataaatcctagatagttgtggaattgtctatctaaaccctaatccacaaaccaatgaaaacttttcatttagccatatcatccacttacattcatttaatgtggggtactaattgtaattattattattattattattattattattattattattttggtttattattcatttacatttttttgttcattttattattttttgtattttattgtttttttttcaaaaaggttaatgtttttgctaataatcttttgtccaatctttgtaaatataaagagttggtcgattgtcaggactactttctaatgttagtaaaaaaaatagataaaataaagtttactaatggttgttatgtcctgtatgatttttatcatattcgatatttgagtatgagttaagttggtttatttttgctccaataagtttcaaattaatataaatgtcaaattcgataatacagtagtttttttgtaagagataataaagtagtttatccaactcagaatcctccaatgagatttataatataaataaaaacttatgtttcaacatcgattgttttccatggtcaattatatgttgtcatttccatagttattttgaagaatgagttaaagatattgctaatcaatattaatgaagaagataccaaagtaacttcaaatctgatgtataaataaattttttaaatgtataagcatcgatatatataattcctagatagttgtgcaaccactaatctaaccacagtgtatgagtatgatcataaaccgttttcatagtgacatgacaatttatggattaccaacttattttggtataGATGCAATatgatccattgtaatcttttcgatatgtataaacacatctttaatatctatcttatatttacatcactttattatatatttttttaaggaacatcactttattattattattattattattattattattttgtttttattgatgttattattataattttcataatacttattgtttcaatttatacgaatgatttttcaacattataatataaaataccgcataacacccgtgcatcgcacgggtgtgggactagtacaATTATAATGGGGCATAGTGGATGATTTGACAAAATATACAGTTGATATTGATTACGGTGTAAAATTAATTCGGACCGTAAATACATAATACATAtacatttttctcaaattttttgacgcactaaaaataaatttgttaaaaataaaataaaaagacaaaaaaaacaaataaaaaaaatcactttccACCTGCGGTTCCATCTTTCTACTTCAAAGAAATAACACCAGCACTCACAAACTAACATAAATTCACCACTCTTCATTTCCACATTAACCCCGACCCGAAAATGCGAACCAAATCGGAGAACCCGGTTCAACAAACCTCAACCACCACCGTAACTGACTCATCCTCCGCCGCATCAATAGATCCAATCTTCCACCTCATTCGCATCCTCCCCTTCAGCTTCCTCCGTCCACCACGTCTCCGCTTGAAGCTTCCATCCATCTCCCTTCCTTCATCCAACGTCGTCTTCGCCCTCGTCCTTCTCACCTACTTCATGGTCGTCTCCGGCATCGTCTACGATATCATCGTCGAGCCTCCCGGTATCGGTTCAATGCAGGATCCATACACCGGAGCTGTACGACCTGTTGTTTTCATGTCCGGCCGTGTTAACGGTCAGTATATCATTGAAGGTCTTTCTTCTGGATTCATGTTCGTTCTCGGTGGAATTGGTATCATAATGTTGGATCTTGCTCTTGATCGGAATCGTGATAGATCTGTTAAGCTTTCTTATGCTTCTGCTGGTATTTCGTCGATTGTTCTTGCTTATGTTATGAGTATGCTCTTCATTCGTATCAAGATTCCTGCTTATCTTAGATGAATTTGCTTCAGTTTTATGGATTTTTGTTGAATTTATAGTTTTATTGTATCTGAGATTTTGGCATTTTATTTATGGCTCCCGATTATGATCATAGTTTAGGGTTGCTAAATTGAAATGCGTAGTTACTGGATTTGATTTTGTCATAATTATATTCTAAGTACTTTAGTTGGTTTGGTATACTTGAAATTGGGGGTAAACATTTTAGCATATGATTGTTGTAGATGTATTATATGTGCTTTTTGTTGTTTCGTTGATGTTCGATGATTTATCTGTGGTTGAATTGTGGTTTGTGTCAATGTCGTAAAATAGAACCTATAGCCACCTATGAAGCTCGGACACTCTTTAGATTAGGCGTCGGACTTGAGTCAGTGACTGACACCGACACATAatttacattgaattatgtcgttttttcaaattactattGGTGTCGACGTGCTAGTGTCATGTCCGGTGTCCGTGTTCGTGTCCATGCTTCATTTTAACCACAGTATAGCGCTTTAGTATAGCGataaagtgttgtcaaatagtggttGTAGcttgttcataaaaaaatataaaataaatagcgGCTGTAGCGTAgttgaatttgaacaaacctcTATTTACCGCAATACACGATTGACAACATTggtttatattatttgttgtgtATTAAAGGTTGTTTGCCAAGGGCAATGCTGCTTGGTGTACTATGGCTTCCTTTTGTATGTGTGTATGCATGCATGCTGTACTTGGATGTTTTGGTTTGTTACCGATTGTGTTTGATGTGTAAATATTTCTTGTGGTAGTTGATTTTGTCAGACTATAGGTTACAAGCAATTCGGGTGAATTAAAGATTAGGCATGAAAAGGAGTGTGCAGATTTGTTTATGGATAGGTTGATTGTGTTGTGTTTATGtgatttctattttattattttcttgatTACTTGAGTGATGATCTCACTTTTGCTACGTCCCGTACGGCATTATACCTCTGTACTAATCCCTTTCCCGAGGTCCTGCTGCTCTCTTCAAACTTCAATTTCTTTGTATTAATGTAATGCCATATATCCTAGAAACACAGACATAGCAGTTCTCTAAAATGCACCATCTTCATTGCGAAACATCCCTATGATACCCATTCTTTcatcataaacataaatatgCTTGATAAATTGCACAACTTTGCCTTAACTGTTAAAGGCCTAAAGCAAAGTAGGATTTTATATCATTTGATGTAAAGGATATCTCATTCCTAAAAGCCCGACAAATAAGAGGTGACAGAATCCACTTTTAGATGGTGAATGTGTCTTACCCTGCTAATATTTCTGAAAACTTAGAATAGAATTCTAAGAAGTGGTAGcattctttttccttttctaatTTAACTTGTGATTAAGGATATTGATTTTTGGTAGTTCTTttcatttattaataatttgttaaCATAGCCTTGGCTCACATATGGCACCAAGTCTCTTGGACAAGGTAGTCAGAGTCGAGATCCTACGCAAGATTGGGGAAGGGTTACAAGATCGTGAATCGGGGGATCGTAACACGGATCGTAAGATCCTACCTAATTTAGAATTTCATATATACTGCATATAGATTCATAATATGCATATGAAACAACATAATTTAGTAGGAAAAAATCAGGGCCGGTTTTGGGCCTGGGCTTCCAGGCCTCCAGCCCAGGGCCACAAAAAAAAGGgggccacaaaaaaaaaaaatggtaatagGTAGTAATATTGGGGGGGGTTTAAATAGCAACAATAGTGGCCCAGCAACATTTATGGCCCAACAAAACATaagtagacaaaaaaaaatcataattagaTATTTcataattagataaaaaaaaaaaacaaaaatatatttcataattagatcaacaaaaaaaaaatatatatatatttaaaaaaaaaaaaaacataattagaaAAGGGGTATATTGCGTCTAAACACTTTCTCTTTCACCCCTTCTTCACCCTTGATCAACTTCAGCTATTTCACTTCCTCATCCTCTGATTCCTCCCTTCACCGAATCACCAATTTCGTCACCGCACCGTGAAACTAAAGGGAAATTTTTCGTCCTCccttcttctctctttctcgaTCTCTCTCAATGAAACTAAAGGGGAAAATCATAAccctaagaaaaaaaatcaaaattcaaggTTAGTATTTAATTGatcaattgtttttgtttttaaattgttaatttcttcTTTGTTCATTATTAGGAAATGATAGTTCATATCatagttgttgttgatgatgatgttattgttgttgaacatgaggtttttttttttttttgacgaaaattgTTGAACATGAGGTTATTTGTGCTAATAGTCTGTTACTAAATAAGGATGTTGTTACTTGTTGAAAATTTCAGGTCTACTAGGTTCAATTTCAGGTCTACTAAGAGCTTTTTTTAAGTAGCTAAAATgtattttgataatattgattacaatatgactttttttttattagtcacaacaatgaatgattatttttgatgttattgaaattgtttacaatttagatatattatatttttataaggggtccatttttattttttgccctGGACCTCTAAATACTCGGAGACGGCCGAAAAATCTTCAAGTAACActaaaattacttaaaaaacttaaacttAGGATCATAATATTGGTAGAAAATAACTCAAAACACATCAACTTTCGAACAGTAGCATATAGCAGTAATGACACTATTTAATCTGTGAGAGAGGGAGTAAGGATGCCAATCTGGTAAGTTCCACAAATGATGGTGTGTATTGGGAAGTTGCAAAAATTATGGATGTTATTGGGGAAAGGTTTAAAAcaattaattgttttaattattgattagTTGGCAGTAAAAAAGTTTAAACTTTCCAAGTGAAACATTTCAACTCTTACGTGAAAAGGGTTAAAAATGCAGTTTCCAGAACCGGGTTGTAGTTTAAAGGTTCCGGGTTGCAAAACCTACCCGCGAACCCGGATTTCTGGAGAGGAACAGGGTCGTTTCAGAACGGCGATTTCGGCGGTTATGCGAGTTTTCACGGCGATGCCGGCCGCCCCACCAAAAAACGATTCCGGACATACTCTGGCACGGAGGAGGGTTGCAGGATCGCAGAATCGTCCTATCCTACGACTTGGATCGCGATTCTGACTACCATGCTCTTGGAGACAACTTGATCTCAGGATCGATCCCCGTTGAGGCTACTTTGTTTCtagtttatatttattatacATCGGTACTTTGACTAAAATTGTATAGTTTCTTTCTCTAAGAAAAAATTCGTCATACAAAAATAATACACATTGGACATACAAGATGggcttgaaattttttttaaaaatagaaaagaaccCAGAGGAGCACTTGAGCAGTTAAAGATAGTTAAGGTCATCGGTGTTGGTGTCGGTGCTTCAGAGTTCAAATATCTTTCCCGCCAATTGGCTCTGACAGGGAGGCCATGAGCTTGGGAGAGAAGGTAAGAAAGGTTGCCATAGACCACAGTTTCCTCCTTTGAGGTTGATAGTTTCAAGGAGTTCGGTGCCATTAACACGGCACAAgtcattttcagttttttttttgtgtgttttgcttacaagtttttatttttaatattatgtaGTTGTTGGTTTTGTGAAACAATGGCAACTTACAGCTATAAAACTCGCACGGTAGAGTGGGTTAGGAAAGGGTTAGCCTCATtgtggattttgaaaaaaaaattcactttgcTTTTACTAGAGACCAGCTCCACACCATCGAATCTACAACCTTAGTAATTTGACAACAATTCTGTCCACCTCAGACGAAATCTTAGCACCCCTTATAAGTTGTAACACCCAAAGATTGAAAGATTGTTGGTCTATGTTCTAGATTAGCTTAGGTGTTTGAGGTGCATACGTGATAGAACAGGAATCAAATGTGATATATTTACTGAACTTTGGTTACTGATATGGGTAAATATCAGTAGCAGAGAACTGTACAGAAGGGTAAATTCAGAAACCTGAAGGACGGGAGAATATGTGCAGTTGCTTGCAGCTTGGGTTTTGAGTGTTTGTATTTTGACTTTGGCATCATGTGCTTGGTGTTGTTGCTAATCGGCCGTTGGGGcctgtagtttttatttttctggaATTAGCCACTTGGGTTATATTCCCATGTGTTGGTTTTGTTTTGCTCTTGTTCCTTTGGGTTCTTTGTACTCCTTGTACTTGAACTTTCTCATAATACAATTagctgattaaaaaaaaaaattgtccctGGAAATTTGATAGGTCTGGTTTTCTCTCACTTTTTCTCAACCCACCTGTCTCTACTATATAGTTCTGTTATCTTCTCTTCCCTCATATCCCAACCGATACTATCCCTACATTCTGTTTTTATTGCTTACATGGCATTTGGTTATGTCATTGAATTTCCTCATACCTTTGTCTTTGTTCTCTTTGTTTAAGACAGAAGTTGCCCTTTTATGCTCTtgtaaattttcatttttcaggatattgttattttttggtATACTTCTATAGCAAGATACTCTGTCATATCTTATTATCTTATACACCTTAGCTGTTGATACTCTGTCAAATATCGTGAAACTCAACGTTATATTTGAAGTACCAATGATAGGTTTGCTTCATGGGAAAGTATTTCCATATTTTTAAACTTGTTGAtctttttgttgtgtttgaatGGCATGCCCTGTGCTCTGTTTGTGCTTAATAAAGTTGAAATACTATATTTTTGAACTAATGGATATATGAAATGATGAAATTGGTTTTCCTTTCTGGTGGTATGCTTGCTTTTACTGATCGTCTTTCTGCTATTTGTGTGTTAATCCCTTAACCAATTTCCAGTTTTCCTAGAAATGCAATCAAAGTTTAGCCATTTTGTGATGGTTGTTGTTCACTATTTAGGAATCCTACCAGTAAGTGAATATTTCATGATTGTGGCTACTGTTGATCTCAAATTTTCGGAAGCTTGTCCTATATGTTTGTTCGCTCGCATGGGTTTAAACGTATATTAACTGCTATATATCACAAATTTACCGAGTTTTTCTCGTACATTATATCTGCAACTTACCACTTTATGTGCCATTAGAGTTTCTCCTTCCATTATGGATGATTATGTGAAACACTTACCTTCATCATTCAATAGCAAAATAGCAATGCATTAAAAAAGTCAAGTACTAGGCATATATCAAATTGTAAATATGAAAGAACCAAAAAATAATCGTTATGAGCTAGTATTAGTTTACACAAGAACGAGAATCTTTACATAAACAAGCTTTCGAAGTTTTACAAACCCACCATTTTCAAATCCATGATACACAAAATTCTGCATACACACACACCCTAACCAGCAATTATTCTCATTCACAGTAGCCATATCCTGATTGTTGTAATTCAAAACCAATacagctattttttgtttttttgaagctATTAAAATGATTTCACAGACTAGGATTTTATACAgatatttacaaaaatatttttgtggCTTCTCAACCGATGGAATGGCGGGGTGAGAAGAGGCGAAGAGGTGAGAACCTCCCCATGAAGCCTGGTGAAGCAAGACCGTTCATGGGTTGATACTGAAGCATGCTGAAACCCTTATGTTCTGGTCGTTTCCCACTTTTCATGTGTCCATTGAAGGTCCCACATTTCACCATCCACCATCTCTTCTTAGTTGGGATATGATGGCTTGAGTTCATTTTGTCACACATATACTCTTTGACCACATGCAATCCCTGCTCCACCACCTCAACTGGAGGCGAAATAAGCGGGTTCCCCTCCACACTTAGCTTCTGAAGCTTCTGGAGGCACCCAATTGAGTCAGGCAAGGTCTTAATATTGTTGTAGCTAACGTCCAATTCGACGAGGGATAATAGGAGACCTATGGAGTAGGGTAATGTCTCCAAATATTGAAAGTTTTGACTCACATTTAGGGTCTCAAGGTTGATGAGGTTCTCAAGGTCGTCAGGGAGACTCCTGAGGCAGTTTAGGCGAACATCGAGAACCCTTAGAGCTGTTAGGTGAGAGGTGGAGCTAGGAAGAAACACCAGCTTGTTGGAATTGACTGAAAGTTTCACAAGTTTTATGAGCTCAAAGCCTATTGTGTCTGGTAGCTTGCTCAAGTTGTTGAAGTTGACATTCAGTTCTTCTAAGTCTCTGGTGAGTTAAAAATAAGATGCATGCACATGTATGTTAGAAGAATGATCTATGTAGTCAATTACACATACACATGAATATCTAGGTTTTACTATCCTTCCAATTTTACGTAGATTTACGAAAGCACTTAATTGATTTGTGTATGTGTGCGCGCATCGGAGTTTCGACGTGGTGTAACAACATTTCTATatgttcactttttttttaaacggtcaaagttagtttttttttttaaacggtcAAAATTAGTTTTTTCACCTCGCCAGAACTCGAACCTACTCCTTAAATCCTTTCACCCTTAACTCAAATCAGTTGAGCTATTTATCCCACCCCTATATGTTCTTTTTGTTGAAACAGGTAAACACAGTAACCATATACTATCGGATCCAATACGAACTCTAAATTTTAAGAATTCGCTATATGACATGTTGTATCATAATAATGGTTTATCCTAAACTTAAgaaaattttct from Trifolium pratense cultivar HEN17-A07 linkage group LG5, ARS_RC_1.1, whole genome shotgun sequence encodes:
- the LOC123884544 gene encoding oligosaccharyltransferase complex subunit ostc-like, whose product is MRTKSENPVQQTSTTTVTDSSSAASIDPIFHLIRILPFSFLRPPRLRLKLPSISLPSSNVVFALVLLTYFMVVSGIVYDIIVEPPGIGSMQDPYTGAVRPVVFMSGRVNGQYIIEGLSSGFMFVLGGIGIIMLDLALDRNRDRSVKLSYASAGISSIVLAYVMSMLFIRIKIPAYLR
- the LOC123887191 gene encoding plant intracellular Ras-group-related LRR protein 6-like; this encodes MYEMEQFQLHRQHDNQLTVKIDMTKKRERKKVAEEGEKRHVVDLSGMSLESLPKSSLHLAIISKLDLSNNNLQNIPESLTARLLNLEVLDVHSNRLRSLPNSIGCLSKLQVLNVSGNFIESLPSTIENCRDLEELNVNFNNLSKLPDTIGFELIKLVKLSVNSNKLVFLPSSTSHLTALRVLDVRLNCLRSLPDDLENLINLETLNVSQNFQYLETLPYSIGLLLSLVELDVSYNNIKTLPDSIGCLQKLQKLSVEGNPLISPPVEVVEQGLHVVKEYMCDKMNSSHHIPTKKRWWMVKCGTFNGHMKSGKRPEHKGFSMLQYQPMNGLASPGFMGRFSPLRLFSPRHSIG